From Erigeron canadensis isolate Cc75 chromosome 8, C_canadensis_v1, whole genome shotgun sequence, one genomic window encodes:
- the LOC122579914 gene encoding protein transport protein Sec61 subunit gamma-1 has translation MDAIDSVIDPLRDFAKDSARLVKRCHKPDRKEFTKVATRTAIGFVVMGFVGFFVKLIFIPINNIIVGAT, from the exons atggacGCCATAGATTCAGTAATCGATCCACTGAGAGATTTTGCTAAGGACAGCGCTCGTCTTGTTAAACGCTGTCACAAACCTGATCGCAAag AGTTTACGAAAGTTGCGACTCGGACTGCGATCGGGTTCGTTGTGATGGGATTTGTAGGTTTTTTTGTGAAGCTCATTTTCATTCCTATAAATAACATCATTGTTGGCGCCACTTAA
- the LOC122610685 gene encoding protein indeterminate-domain 14-like, translating to MENDHKELQLLPTVPLPYTTPSYSRASPWPSDFITFKSLLQDDAPSPSLDLQLSITIKPPPQESEVAAAESAYARRVMEMTRREMEMAQLEFARARHMWERAREEVEMVEKMKENAMRMTSGNSCMEITCQACRRKFTPN from the coding sequence atggaaaatgatcaCAAGGAATTACAACTTCTTCCTACAGTACCATTACCATACACCACACCCTCTTACTCACGTGCCTCACCATGGCCGTCCGATTTCATCACTTTCAAATCACTACTGCAGGATGATGCACCATCTCCTTCCCTGGACTTGCAACTTTCCATAACCATCAAACCACCACCACAAGAAAGTGAGGTGGCAGCGGCGGAGAGCGCGTACGCGCGGCGCGTGATGGAGATGACGAGGCGGGAAATGGAAATGGCTCAGTTGGAATTCGCACGTGCCAGGCACATGTGGGAGAGGGCACGTGAGGAAGTGGAGATGGTTGAAAAGATGAAGGAAAATGCCATGCGCATGACTAGTGGTAATTCGTGTATGGAAATTACTTGTCAAGCTTGTAGAAGAAAATTTACACCGAATTAA
- the LOC122580599 gene encoding probable methyltransferase At1g27930, which translates to MGMGLAKRKLILPLVFILIIISLLRVLKLTLISSSFSSPRLVLTTFNHEPFMLPPPIPLNPIRKEKLSKKEFRFLSDILLKKSPCNVLVFGLEEEYLKLEIINTGGSTVFLENRPERLMKVEGGYNARRVYKTEYKTYAKDAYKLLKYARSNSSCDPSLGIKSIMTECKLALTGLPKEVLKTKWDIIIVDGPCGEGPDSPGRMGSVFMAGVLARAGNGTNVIVHDVDRMIEKWFSWEFLGEENRVSSKGRFWNFRIPQQVKNSSRNSALGK; encoded by the coding sequence ATGGGAATGGGACTTGCCAAAAGGAAACTGATCCTTCCTCTTGTTTTCATTCTAATAATCATCTCCCTTCTGAGAGTACTCAAACTTACATTAATCTCTTCGTCTTTTTCGTCTCCAAGACTTGTTCTAACTACATTTAACCATGAACCCTTCATGCTTCCACCTCCCATTCCTTTAAATCCaatcagaaaagaaaaactCTCCAAGAAAGAGTTCCGGTTTCTATCTGATATACTTCTAAAAAAATCTCCCTGCAACGTTCTTGTTTTTGGGTTAGAAGAAGAGTACCTGAAGTTAGAGATTATTAATACAGGTGGTAGCACAGTTTTTCTAGAAAATAGACCTGAAAGGCTTATGAAAGTTGAAGGAGGATATAATGCTCGTCGGGTTTATAAAACTGAGTACAAAACCTATGCCAAGGATGCATACAAGCTACTAAAGTATGCAAGATCAAACTCGAGTTGTGATCCGAGTTTGGGAATAAAAAGTATTATGACAGAATGTAAACTTGCTTTGACTGGGCTGCCTAAGGAAGTGTTAAAGACGAAATGGGATATAATCATCGTGGATGGGCCGTGCGGTGAAGGACCAGACTCACCAGGAAGAATGGGTTCTGTATTTATGGCTGGTGTTCTGGCAAGAGCCGGAAATGGAACTAATGTGATTGTTCATGATGTTGATCGTATGATTGAGAAGTGGTTTTCATGGGAGTTTTTAGGTGAAGAGAATCGGGTTTCTTCCAAAGGGCGGTTTTGGAACTTTAGGATACCTCAGCAAGTTAAAAACAGTTCTAGGAATTCTGCTCTAGGTAAATAG